Proteins encoded in a region of the Paenibacillus wynnii genome:
- a CDS encoding HRDC domain-containing protein — translation MQIVFMNRLSKNASSDQELFAQLWIGEEEGVWSLGWKDFSIAEETVDNIWYEGGSWSEMLCVYRHELAVKMGEGYRPLIEGIFHEEDSLPNRNTEHLKLQFYSEQHGNEKIYEELCAWRRGRSSSERKAPYILASNRLLRLLSTFLPYTPEELLQLPGVGQGKAAQYGTDWLAITSAAPREHQFPLSWVHNEIDDESFVSWLYKQKELKYKKQLERLRMRRLLLQGIECGLDMEQLKEECGVSRRDLLEAVEELEKDGYSVEKLIVQELGRMPQNEQEEVWNAYVELGDVFLKPVLYKVYGNEFTAPGGLDLYYERLRLIRIRFRREYTDVSAIAANY, via the coding sequence ATGCAAATTGTATTTATGAATCGGTTGTCCAAGAATGCCAGCAGTGATCAGGAGTTGTTCGCCCAGCTCTGGATCGGAGAAGAAGAGGGAGTCTGGAGCCTAGGTTGGAAGGACTTTTCGATCGCGGAGGAAACGGTGGACAACATTTGGTATGAAGGCGGCTCTTGGAGTGAGATGCTCTGTGTGTACAGGCATGAACTTGCCGTAAAGATGGGAGAAGGGTACCGCCCTTTAATCGAGGGCATCTTTCATGAGGAGGACAGTCTTCCAAATCGGAATACCGAACATTTGAAACTGCAATTTTACAGTGAGCAGCACGGGAATGAGAAGATCTATGAAGAGTTGTGCGCCTGGCGTCGAGGAAGATCTTCGAGTGAGCGGAAGGCTCCTTATATCTTGGCCAGCAATCGATTATTAAGGCTCCTAAGTACCTTTCTGCCTTATACACCAGAGGAATTGCTGCAGCTGCCCGGAGTAGGTCAAGGAAAAGCGGCTCAATATGGAACCGATTGGCTTGCGATTACCTCAGCAGCACCAAGAGAGCATCAATTTCCGCTGAGCTGGGTACATAATGAGATTGATGACGAGTCCTTTGTTTCTTGGTTGTATAAGCAGAAGGAGCTTAAATACAAGAAGCAGTTGGAACGGTTAAGGATGCGTAGACTGCTGCTTCAAGGGATTGAATGCGGACTGGATATGGAACAGCTCAAAGAGGAATGCGGTGTCAGTCGTCGTGATCTCTTAGAGGCGGTAGAGGAACTAGAGAAAGACGGTTATTCTGTTGAGAAGCTAATTGTGCAGGAGCTGGGCAGAATGCCGCAAAACGAGCAGGAAGAGGTTTGGAATGCGTACGTTGAACTTGGGGATGTTTTTCTGAAGCCTGTTTTGTACAAAGTGTACGGAAATGAATTTACCGCACCGGGGGGTCTGGATCTTTATTATGAACGTCTCCGTCTAATCCGCATTCGTTTCCGGCGTGAATATACAGATGTCTCGGCAATTGCAGCTAATTATTAA
- a CDS encoding ROK family protein — MKLLGAIEAGGTKFVCGIGKEDGTIMDRVSFPTTTPEETMGQVLEYFKGKDVEAIGIGSFGPIDPVLGSPTYGYITTTPKPHWGQYNLVGAVAEHFNVPIGFDTDVNGAALGEYTWGAAQGLDSCLYITVGTGIGAGAVVGGKLVHGLSHPEMGHIVVRRHPDDNYAGFCPYHGDCLEGLAAGPAIGGRWGKPAAELPIDHPAWEMEAHYLAHALMSYVLILSPQKIVMGGGVMKQSHLFPLIRTKLQELLQGYVQHPALNTDINNYIVSPQLGDNAGLSGAIGLAKLALVQE; from the coding sequence ATGAAGTTATTGGGAGCAATTGAAGCCGGAGGAACTAAGTTTGTATGCGGGATTGGAAAAGAGGACGGTACGATTATGGACCGGGTCAGCTTTCCCACAACAACTCCGGAGGAAACGATGGGGCAGGTATTGGAATATTTTAAAGGCAAGGATGTAGAAGCTATCGGCATTGGTTCATTCGGACCGATTGATCCGGTTCTCGGCAGTCCTACTTATGGGTACATCACAACAACACCTAAGCCGCACTGGGGGCAGTATAATCTCGTAGGTGCTGTTGCTGAGCATTTTAACGTGCCTATCGGCTTTGATACCGATGTTAACGGAGCCGCGCTAGGTGAGTATACATGGGGAGCTGCACAAGGATTGGACAGCTGTCTTTATATAACGGTTGGTACGGGTATCGGAGCAGGTGCTGTTGTAGGCGGCAAGCTCGTTCACGGATTGTCTCATCCTGAGATGGGGCATATTGTTGTGCGCCGTCATCCGGATGATAACTATGCGGGATTTTGTCCTTATCATGGCGACTGTCTGGAAGGTTTGGCAGCGGGACCGGCCATTGGAGGCCGGTGGGGCAAACCGGCAGCTGAACTGCCAATAGACCACCCTGCATGGGAAATGGAAGCTCACTACCTTGCTCATGCGCTGATGAGCTACGTATTAATTTTATCCCCGCAAAAAATAGTTATGGGCGGCGGGGTCATGAAGCAAAGCCACCTGTTCCCGCTGATTCGGACCAAGCTTCAGGAGTTGCTGCAGGGTTATGTACAGCATCCGGCTTTGAACACGGATATCAATAATTATATTGTTTCTCCGCAGCTTGGGGATAATGCCGGTTTGTCCGGTGCGATAGGTTTGGCTAAGCTGGCACTTGTCCAGGAGTAG
- a CDS encoding 5'-3' exonuclease produces the protein MAPETSSRIMIVDGMALLFRAFYASAYGGYIRKTKAGLPTNAVYGFLQYFFDAVSTFEPTHVVCCWDMGKGTFRTEKYDGYKSNRIEPPLELIPQFELVKEVVAELGVPNVGLVGFEADDCIGTLASCFSEESEVYILTGDHDMLQLVNDRVKVVIMKKGRSNYKVYDPAELLEERGLTPLQVIDLKGFMGDTSDNYPGVKGIGEKTALKLLTEYGNVEGVIENLHLLPKGVRAKIEADLDMLHLSRELAEIRCDVPIVCTLTECLWELQRETATRKFRELEFDSLMHLIAAVRDERGIVQIELGDLG, from the coding sequence ATGGCACCAGAGACATCAAGCCGGATTATGATTGTTGACGGAATGGCGCTGCTGTTCCGGGCCTTTTACGCCTCTGCTTATGGAGGATATATTCGCAAGACCAAAGCCGGATTGCCGACGAATGCGGTATACGGATTTTTACAATATTTCTTTGATGCAGTATCCACCTTCGAACCCACACACGTAGTATGCTGCTGGGATATGGGCAAGGGTACCTTCCGCACTGAAAAGTACGATGGCTACAAATCGAACCGTATCGAGCCTCCATTGGAGCTGATCCCGCAGTTTGAGCTAGTAAAAGAGGTTGTAGCGGAGCTGGGTGTGCCTAACGTGGGACTTGTAGGGTTTGAGGCAGATGATTGTATCGGAACCTTGGCTTCTTGTTTCAGCGAGGAGTCTGAGGTCTATATTTTGACCGGTGACCACGATATGTTGCAGCTGGTAAATGATAGAGTTAAGGTCGTGATTATGAAAAAAGGCCGCTCTAACTATAAAGTATATGATCCAGCGGAATTGCTGGAGGAGAGAGGATTAACCCCTCTTCAAGTCATTGATCTAAAGGGCTTCATGGGTGATACAAGCGATAATTATCCGGGCGTTAAAGGAATCGGTGAGAAAACAGCCCTTAAGCTGCTGACAGAATACGGCAACGTTGAAGGTGTTATTGAGAATCTTCATCTGCTGCCAAAAGGTGTTCGGGCAAAGATTGAGGCCGACTTGGACATGCTGCATTTGTCGCGTGAGCTTGCAGAAATCCGCTGCGATGTGCCGATTGTCTGTACATTGACCGAATGTCTATGGGAACTGCAAAGAGAAACGGCAACACGCAAGTTCCGGGAATTGGAGTTCGATAGCCTCATGCATTTAATTGCAGCGGTCCGGGATGAGCGCGGAATTGTCCAGATTGAGCTTGGGGATTTGGGCTAA
- a CDS encoding arsenate reductase family protein: MSKLTIYHYPKCSTCRSAVKWLQGQGHELQLQHIVEQPPGVEELRAWVANSGHELKKFFNTGGDVYRSLDLKNKLASFSEQEQLELLAGNGMLIKRPIVTDGQKVTVGFKEEQYAQAWSKV, from the coding sequence ATGAGCAAACTTACAATATACCACTATCCCAAATGCAGCACCTGCCGCAGCGCCGTGAAATGGCTGCAGGGACAGGGTCATGAGCTTCAACTCCAACATATTGTTGAGCAGCCGCCCGGCGTCGAGGAACTGCGTGCATGGGTCGCGAACAGCGGACATGAACTGAAAAAGTTTTTTAATACAGGCGGAGACGTTTATAGATCTCTGGACCTCAAGAATAAGCTGGCGAGTTTTAGCGAGCAGGAACAACTTGAACTGCTGGCGGGCAATGGTATGCTTATCAAACGTCCGATTGTCACCGATGGACAGAAGGTTACCGTAGGGTTTAAGGAAGAGCAATACGCACAAGCTTGGAGTAAAGTTTAA
- a CDS encoding RluA family pseudouridine synthase: protein MISYYSPLTYIIPPAEDDWLLKTILHKRMDVSRKLLSRLKQTEQGITLNGERVYISVRVKAGDTVQIRMETEESEDILPQPIPFDILYEDEHLLVINKAAGIIVHPTHGHYTDTLANGVVYYWKQKQERFRFRPVHRLDQETSGVIVIAKNPYSHQHISEQMIAGTVDKRYAAFVHGVPVEAKGDIDGPIDRDPDEPHRRIVTPDGYPSLTRYEVKKTYAHGSRVELKLESGRTHQIRVHMTSIGCPLIGDGMYRHELYGFSEPTPAQAERLQVVSELDAAIPRQALHAVRLAFKHPVLLQDMIFEAPLPPDMAALEDKLQHALA, encoded by the coding sequence ATGATCAGTTATTACTCACCGCTTACCTATATCATTCCACCAGCCGAGGACGATTGGCTGCTAAAAACCATACTGCATAAACGGATGGATGTATCCCGCAAGCTGTTGTCCCGTCTAAAGCAAACAGAACAGGGGATTACCCTGAACGGAGAGCGTGTCTATATTAGCGTACGTGTCAAAGCCGGGGATACCGTACAAATTCGGATGGAGACTGAGGAATCAGAAGATATTCTGCCCCAGCCGATTCCTTTTGATATTCTGTACGAAGATGAGCATTTGCTTGTTATTAATAAGGCAGCAGGTATTATTGTACATCCCACGCATGGACATTATACGGACACACTTGCTAACGGCGTAGTCTACTATTGGAAGCAGAAGCAGGAGCGCTTTCGCTTCCGGCCGGTACATCGGCTTGATCAGGAAACCTCCGGTGTCATTGTTATTGCTAAGAACCCATACAGCCACCAGCATATTTCTGAGCAAATGATTGCTGGTACTGTGGACAAGCGTTATGCCGCTTTTGTTCATGGTGTTCCTGTTGAGGCTAAGGGCGATATAGACGGGCCGATTGACCGTGACCCTGATGAACCCCATCGGCGCATTGTGACGCCAGACGGCTATCCATCTTTAACCCGTTACGAGGTTAAGAAAACCTATGCCCACGGCTCGCGTGTCGAGTTGAAGCTCGAAAGTGGACGCACCCACCAAATTCGTGTGCATATGACCTCAATCGGCTGTCCTTTGATTGGGGACGGTATGTATCGCCACGAGCTGTACGGATTCTCAGAGCCAACCCCTGCTCAAGCGGAGCGGTTGCAGGTGGTGTCTGAACTGGATGCAGCCATCCCCCGTCAGGCGCTGCATGCTGTGCGGCTAGCGTTCAAGCATCCTGTGCTCCTGCAAGATATGATCTTCGAAGCTCCGCTGCCGCCCGACATGGCAGCGCTCGAGGATAAGCTGCAACACGCCCTAGCTTGA
- a CDS encoding cob(I)yrinic acid a,c-diamide adenosyltransferase, with the protein MAIYTRTGDKGETSVIGGRVGKDDVRVEAYGTIDELNCFVGQARSLMEDENLADVREQLLEIQHELFDCGADLAFVEISEAKYKVKSEMAERLEGWIDSLEEENPKIERFILPGGNPLSSILHICRTVCRRAERRAVTLGRSVDINPEVVTYLNRLSDYFFSLARAANHRAGIADVEYVRSAKVFRN; encoded by the coding sequence ATGGCGATTTATACACGTACGGGAGATAAAGGTGAGACCTCTGTCATTGGAGGACGAGTAGGTAAGGATGATGTCCGTGTAGAAGCCTATGGGACGATTGACGAGCTGAACTGCTTTGTGGGGCAAGCTAGAAGCTTAATGGAAGACGAGAATCTGGCTGATGTCCGGGAACAACTGTTGGAAATTCAGCATGAGTTGTTTGATTGCGGTGCGGATCTGGCATTTGTGGAGATTAGTGAGGCTAAGTATAAAGTTAAAAGTGAGATGGCTGAGAGGCTCGAAGGCTGGATCGACAGTCTTGAGGAAGAGAATCCGAAAATTGAACGTTTTATCCTGCCAGGAGGCAACCCACTGTCATCCATCCTGCATATCTGCCGTACGGTCTGCCGCAGAGCGGAGCGGCGTGCAGTGACACTGGGACGCAGCGTGGATATTAATCCGGAAGTGGTTACTTATCTTAATCGGTTGTCGGATTACTTCTTCTCCCTTGCTCGGGCAGCTAATCACCGTGCAGGAATCGCAGACGTAGAGTATGTACGAAGCGCAAAGGTGTTCCGTAACTAA
- a CDS encoding aspartyl-phosphate phosphatase Spo0E family protein, whose translation MLIADYYLPSYGGEFFSGNGKRTSKGESSERRLSLEDEIRILRHKMEQLFLQEKSLTSDNVIEISSLLDLKINEYMKEGPRRN comes from the coding sequence GTGCTTATTGCCGATTATTACTTACCTTCCTATGGTGGGGAATTTTTCTCAGGTAACGGGAAACGAACCTCCAAGGGCGAATCATCTGAGCGCAGACTTTCTCTGGAAGATGAAATTCGGATACTCCGCCATAAGATGGAGCAGCTTTTTTTGCAGGAGAAGTCACTCACCTCGGATAATGTAATTGAAATCAGCAGTTTACTGGATCTAAAGATAAATGAATATATGAAAGAGGGCCCGCGCAGGAACTAG
- a CDS encoding aminotransferase class I/II-fold pyridoxal phosphate-dependent enzyme, whose protein sequence is MITNKTQLAAESNKSMNSYLAPLVQQIQPSGIRKFFDLAAGSKDIISLGVGEPDFKTPWHVREACVYSLERGFTGYTSNAGMPELREGIANYLHTRFAVDYNPEDQIIATVGGSEAIDLALRALIAPGDEILIPEPCYISYSPITAIGGGIPVGIETFGEDNFKLTAEGLEAKITPRSKILILCYPSNPTGAIMTRADWEPIAKVVEKHDLIVISDEIYAELTYGSNHVSFASLPGMKDRTILVSGFSKAFAMTGWRMGYACGHPDLISAMLKIHQYTVMCAPSMGQVAALEALTNGMEEKDRMADSYNQRRRLIVKGLRDAGLECHEPQGAFYAFPSIQATGLSSDEFAQRLLREYKVAAVPGSVFGLGGEGYLRCSYATSVSQLNEAVERIGAFVRQLEQERA, encoded by the coding sequence ATGATCACGAATAAAACACAGCTTGCCGCAGAGAGTAATAAATCGATGAATTCTTATTTGGCCCCGTTGGTACAACAAATTCAGCCATCGGGTATCCGCAAGTTTTTTGATCTGGCGGCAGGCAGCAAGGATATTATTTCATTGGGTGTAGGGGAGCCTGATTTCAAGACACCTTGGCACGTTAGGGAAGCATGCGTCTATTCACTCGAAAGAGGGTTTACGGGGTACACTTCCAATGCAGGTATGCCCGAACTAAGAGAAGGTATTGCCAACTATCTGCACACCCGCTTCGCTGTCGATTACAACCCTGAAGATCAGATTATTGCTACGGTTGGTGGCAGTGAGGCCATTGATTTGGCTTTACGTGCACTTATTGCACCTGGGGATGAAATTCTGATTCCTGAACCCTGCTATATTTCATATTCTCCTATTACAGCTATTGGCGGAGGAATTCCGGTCGGCATTGAGACATTTGGTGAGGATAACTTCAAGCTTACTGCAGAGGGGCTGGAGGCCAAGATTACTCCTCGATCCAAAATCCTGATTCTTTGTTACCCGAGCAACCCTACTGGAGCCATTATGACACGGGCGGATTGGGAACCGATTGCTAAGGTAGTTGAAAAGCATGATCTAATCGTTATTTCCGATGAAATCTATGCGGAGTTAACGTATGGCAGTAACCACGTGAGCTTCGCTTCCTTACCGGGAATGAAGGATCGAACGATTCTTGTCAGTGGTTTCTCCAAGGCTTTTGCTATGACAGGCTGGCGTATGGGATATGCCTGCGGTCATCCGGATTTGATCTCAGCTATGCTTAAAATTCATCAGTATACAGTCATGTGTGCACCATCTATGGGTCAAGTGGCAGCGTTGGAGGCATTGACCAATGGCATGGAGGAAAAAGACCGAATGGCGGATTCTTATAACCAGCGACGCCGATTGATTGTCAAGGGACTAAGGGATGCAGGGCTGGAATGCCATGAGCCGCAAGGGGCATTTTATGCTTTTCCGAGTATTCAGGCAACCGGGCTGAGCTCTGATGAATTTGCCCAGCGTTTGCTGCGTGAGTACAAGGTGGCGGCTGTACCAGGAAGTGTGTTCGGACTGGGCGGTGAGGGCTATTTACGCTGCTCCTATGCTACTTCGGTATCACAATTGAATGAAGCAGTGGAACGTATCGGTGCTTTCGTAAGGCAGTTGGAACAGGAAAGAGCATAA
- a CDS encoding Lrp/AsnC family transcriptional regulator codes for MNEMNELKRKVLELLKEDARSSTELMATLLGAEEEDVKMVIEQMEKEHVIVKYATVVNWDKVDDERVTALIEVQITPERGRGFEGIAERIYLYPQVKSVYLMSGAYDLLVEVEGRNLREVANFVSEKLSPIDAVLSTKTNFTLKKYKQDGIIFEEHQEDNRLMISP; via the coding sequence ATGAACGAAATGAATGAATTGAAGAGGAAAGTGCTGGAACTGCTCAAGGAGGACGCGAGAAGCTCAACCGAGCTAATGGCCACGCTGCTAGGAGCGGAAGAAGAAGATGTGAAGATGGTCATAGAACAAATGGAGAAAGAACATGTGATTGTCAAATATGCCACAGTTGTCAACTGGGACAAGGTGGACGACGAGAGAGTGACTGCATTGATTGAGGTGCAGATTACCCCTGAAAGAGGCCGCGGTTTTGAAGGCATAGCCGAACGGATATATCTGTACCCCCAAGTTAAATCTGTCTATCTGATGTCCGGCGCTTACGATTTGCTGGTAGAAGTAGAGGGACGCAATCTGAGGGAAGTTGCTAATTTTGTATCCGAGAAGCTCTCACCTATTGATGCGGTATTATCTACTAAAACAAACTTTACACTTAAAAAATACAAACAAGACGGGATCATTTTCGAGGAGCACCAAGAAGACAACCGCCTGATGATCTCTCCGTAA
- a CDS encoding spore coat protein, with translation MNPQNGTAFMPDADLLNTILADLKRTVKEYTTAATESNCPSVRQAFNELTMDTLRLQGNLYTQMGQMNMYSPPAKALRYDLDKQLQSAQQTQQKSQQFVQQKASGTEQYAQAPNVPVHQPNVTTSYYM, from the coding sequence GTGAACCCACAAAACGGAACAGCATTTATGCCCGACGCTGATTTGCTAAATACAATTTTGGCTGACTTAAAGCGGACGGTTAAGGAATATACGACAGCTGCCACAGAATCTAATTGCCCGTCTGTACGACAGGCTTTTAATGAACTTACCATGGATACGCTGCGGCTTCAGGGTAATCTGTACACACAAATGGGCCAAATGAACATGTATTCCCCACCAGCCAAAGCATTGCGTTACGATTTGGATAAGCAGCTTCAATCTGCACAGCAAACCCAGCAAAAAAGCCAGCAATTCGTGCAGCAAAAAGCAAGCGGAACAGAGCAATACGCTCAGGCGCCGAATGTGCCCGTGCATCAGCCTAATGTGACAACTTCTTATTATATGTAA
- a CDS encoding NAD(P)/FAD-dependent oxidoreductase yields MNLISGQLPWNHTLPNPPAYKSLQEDAYCDCLVVGGGMGGAAASYQLSLNGADTILIEKRAVGSGSTHANTGVLQISNDKSLTSCMNTFGEKQGVLFYNLCREALQGINKLKDHLDIDPYIFPRSSLLFASSPEDVPALREEYVNLKTHGFDTEFWEESNIASLYSFSKPAALYSAGDAEVNPFRLVHSLINKAFSRGVRIYENTEAMRYEFKEDGVICHTRVGRIFAKKIIFAMGYETQEMKKDRGALLINTYAVMTRPLKEFPKWHERSFIWETARPYLYFRTTHDGRIIAGGKDEELTDPEEREVRVRTQGRNLLTEIEKLFPESKGVELEYSWGAVFGTTHDGLPYIGPHPKYPHCYFIEGYGGNGTVYSMIAAELLTDTLAGKYRPELDLFSLTRSAKPSPLDNS; encoded by the coding sequence ATGAATTTAATCAGCGGGCAGCTGCCCTGGAATCATACATTGCCGAACCCACCCGCTTATAAATCCCTACAAGAGGATGCCTATTGTGACTGCCTGGTGGTAGGAGGTGGAATGGGAGGTGCCGCTGCTTCTTATCAGCTATCCCTGAACGGTGCAGATACGATCCTAATCGAAAAAAGAGCGGTAGGCAGTGGCAGTACTCACGCCAACACAGGCGTGCTCCAGATCTCCAATGACAAATCGCTTACTTCCTGCATGAATACCTTCGGGGAGAAGCAGGGTGTTCTGTTTTATAACTTGTGTCGTGAGGCTTTACAGGGAATTAACAAACTGAAGGATCATCTGGATATAGATCCATATATCTTTCCCCGAAGCAGTCTTCTCTTTGCCAGTTCACCGGAAGATGTCCCTGCTTTACGGGAGGAATATGTGAATCTGAAAACTCATGGCTTTGACACTGAGTTCTGGGAGGAGAGCAACATCGCATCCCTCTACTCCTTCTCCAAACCTGCGGCACTGTATTCCGCGGGTGATGCCGAAGTCAATCCATTCCGACTGGTTCATAGCCTTATTAACAAAGCATTTTCCCGGGGAGTCCGTATCTATGAGAACACGGAAGCCATGCGTTATGAATTTAAAGAAGATGGAGTCATTTGTCATACCCGAGTTGGCCGAATATTTGCGAAGAAGATTATATTTGCCATGGGTTACGAAACCCAGGAAATGAAAAAAGATCGGGGAGCTTTATTGATCAACACCTATGCTGTCATGACTCGGCCTTTGAAAGAGTTCCCCAAATGGCATGAACGCAGCTTCATTTGGGAAACCGCCCGGCCCTATCTGTATTTCAGAACGACTCATGACGGACGTATTATTGCAGGGGGTAAAGATGAGGAATTAACCGATCCGGAAGAACGTGAAGTCCGAGTCCGTACACAAGGCCGGAACCTGCTTACCGAAATTGAGAAGCTTTTTCCGGAGAGTAAAGGTGTAGAACTGGAATATTCCTGGGGTGCCGTATTCGGAACAACCCATGACGGACTTCCCTATATTGGACCTCACCCGAAATATCCACATTGCTATTTTATAGAAGGTTACGGAGGCAATGGGACAGTCTACAGTATGATTGCTGCAGAATTGTTAACCGATACTCTTGCTGGAAAATACCGGCCTGAGCTGGATTTATTCTCACTGACCCGGTCTGCAAAGCCTTCGCCTTTGGATAACAGCTAA
- a CDS encoding response regulator, which yields MIKVLIVEDDPMVAKFNKHYLEQIEGFQSVGWAASGDEAIELIEELEVDLILLDVYMQNTNGLQLLSFLRQQAKSVDAIVISAASDNISIRKALQFGAVDYLIKPFEFSRFAAAMTAYRENYFLMKKGENFNQQELDKLLRYRQEPEDGSPALPKGLTVGTLRSMWSIITTLSEGAFSTEELTAKSLISRISVRKYLAFLTEIGVLSMETSYGSVGRPVYMYRVTLKGNEIIEGLIK from the coding sequence ATCATAAAAGTATTGATCGTGGAAGACGATCCTATGGTGGCGAAGTTTAACAAGCACTATCTTGAGCAAATCGAAGGATTCCAAAGTGTAGGTTGGGCAGCATCAGGGGATGAAGCTATTGAATTAATAGAAGAGCTTGAGGTGGATCTAATTCTGCTGGACGTATATATGCAAAATACGAACGGACTGCAGTTGTTGTCCTTCCTTCGCCAGCAGGCTAAGTCGGTTGACGCGATAGTTATTTCGGCAGCCAGCGACAACATAAGTATCCGAAAGGCGTTGCAATTCGGCGCGGTTGATTACCTTATTAAACCCTTTGAATTTTCACGTTTTGCAGCGGCGATGACTGCTTACAGAGAAAATTATTTCCTAATGAAGAAGGGGGAGAACTTTAATCAGCAAGAGCTCGATAAGCTGCTCCGGTACAGGCAAGAGCCTGAGGATGGCAGTCCTGCTTTACCTAAAGGACTTACTGTAGGAACTCTCCGCAGCATGTGGTCTATCATCACGACGTTGTCAGAGGGAGCATTCTCCACGGAAGAACTTACAGCTAAATCCTTAATTTCACGTATTTCCGTACGTAAATATTTAGCTTTTTTGACGGAAATCGGAGTGTTGTCTATGGAAACCAGTTATGGTTCGGTAGGCAGACCGGTGTATATGTACCGAGTAACTCTTAAAGGAAATGAGATCATAGAAGGTCTTATAAAATAG